The DNA region ACATGATCGCGGTGGGCGATCCGTGGCCCAGCACCCAGACGTACACCTGGTGGAACTTCAACACCTACGCCAGCAACGGCTCGTTCCAGTGGACCCACTCGCGGGTCGGCATCCACGCGTGAGGAGACAACCAACCATGAGGACCCTGAAGGCGGTTGCGCTCACCGCCGCCGCACTCGTGAGCGTCGGAGCCGCCACCACGACAGCCCGGGCCGACAGCGGGGCCGACGTCCCCGACTACGGCGCCGCTCAGCAGGTACTGCGCTCCGGACAGACCCACGACACCGTCTCCCGCTTCCTCGGCGCCGCGAGGACGGCGACCGCGCCCGGAGCCGGGACCGGCGCCGACGGCGGCGGTGCGGGCAGCCGGCCGAACACCCCCAACGCAGTCGCCGCGCCACCGTCGTTCCAGTTCAGGGACCCGGTCCCGATGTACGAGCTGTCGGTGGACTTCGTGGCCGGCAAGGCCCAGCCGACACCGCAGAACGCGCTCAGGCTGTCCTACCTCGCCTCGCGGGTGAGCGCGGCCGACGGTCACCAGGCCACCGTACTGCTCGCCCCGCCGGACAAGGGCCGCAGCTGGGGACTGGCGGGCATCCAGGACGGCGACAACGAGCTCAAGCTCGCCGAAGGCACCACCGCCGACGCCCGCACCTTCACCGAGCCGCAGATCCACGCCTGGTACCGGCTCACCGCGAGCGGCGACGTCGAGCCGCTCAACAGCGAGGCCACCACGGGCCTCGGCGGCAGGCACAGCCTCCCGCTGGCCGCCTACCAGAAGCTGGTGACCGGCCGGTACGCGGACAAGCTCCCCGGATCCGGTTACGACCGGAACGGGCTCGCCGGAGGGTTCGGGCTGTTCGACGGCACGGGGACAGCAGCCGGGGCACCGGCCCCGACACCGCCCCAGGTCCTGCCCGAGGCACGGCCGGGGACGCAGGGTCCGACGTCCTCGTCGGCCTCCGCCGATCAGTCGTCCGCGACGTCATGGCAGCTGCCGGCGGCCGGCGCCGCCGTGCTGGCCGGTGCCGCGGGGCTCTGCCTTCGCCTGCGCCGTCGTGGCCGCGGCGCACCCACGAACTGACACCCGAACGGCGCACACGCACGAGGCACCGGGCGACGGCCAACACGCCTTCGAGCGCCCGGTGCCTCGTGCTCCCCGACCAGTCGATCAGGCCCCACGCCTTGGTGGAACCGTTGGTCCCGTGCTCCGGCCCGCGGGTGTCTCCGCAGGCCGGAGCCCGGCTGCCGGACCACGTCGATGAAGCTCATCACGCCCGGCCGTTCACCGCTTTCGATCGCGGCGTCCGGCTCGGGCTGTTCCGGTCTCCGAGTCCGGTTCCGATGGGCGGCGCTGGGCTCCGGCCACCCACCAGCCAACCAGGACGACGAGCGCTCCCACGCCGATCCTGATCAGCACGCTCAGCACGGACTCGTGCGAGTGGTGCGCCACCCATTCCCAGATCAGGTAGGCGAGGACGGCGGCGAGGAGCACGACGACGCCCGCGAGGCGCCGTCCCACCCTGTGGGCTCCCTCAGCCGGCGACTGTGACGCGGGATCGTTCGTCGAGGGTTTCCCGTCGGGCCTCGTCGGTGGTGGCGGCGCGGACCTGACCAGCAGGGCCGATGCGGAGGCCCCGGCCAGCAGCAGGAGGGCTCCGGCGAGCGTGAACGCGGCGGGCAGGCCGGGCACGAAGAGGGCGCAGGCCAGGAGCACCCCGCCGGCGGCGATGACGAGTTCCACCGTGTTGGCACCGAACCCGCTCCGGCGGGTCAGGAAGGTGACCATCCCCCAGACGGTCAGGGTGTAGCCGCGGAAGGCCGCGAGGAGCGTGCCGACCAGCTTGATCTTGTGAAGGTTGAACGCCGAGTTGGGCTCCGGTGCGGTCGCGGTGTTGACGGCGACCGATGCTGCCTGGGAGACCGTGCGGGCGAAGGTGTCGCTACCCGCGTCCCCGGCGATCAGCTCCCCACCGATCTGATAGGTCTCAGCCCACAGGTCCCACAGGGCCTGGGTCGGGAGAACGCCCCCGGCAGCGTCCTTCTTCCGCGTGTTGTAGAGGTTCAGCCAGCCGCTTTCGCCGCGGGTACGGTCCCTGCTCGGCTCACCGTTGATCGAGATGGCCAGCGCCTCGATGTCCTCCCTGAGGATGTCGGTCTGAGCCGCCTGGGTGATCACCTCGATGCACGCCTGCAGCCCGGCCGCGTCGACCGCGGCCCCAGGCGGTCCGGTCCGGTTCGAGTCCCGCGTCCAGCGCCTCCACCTCGGCGTGTTCAGGTGAACGACGGTGACGATGCTTTCCAGGAATGTCCTGCACTGCGCCTCACGTTCCTCCCACTTGGCCTCCAGCCAGCTGCGATCGTCGCCGTCCGACCTGGTGTACAGGGCGCATTCGCGGACGGCGTCGAGCAGTTCGGCCGCGCGTTCGGGCGAGCTGGCCCCGCTGTCCGCCGTGACCACGGCGCACCGCCTGAGCTGGTCGGACGAGAGCAGCATGCGCACGATGTGCTCCGCGCCGTCCATCCGCCCGCGCAGCCAGTCGTTGACCCTCCAGGACGGACGGTAGAACGCACCGAAGTGGTGGAGTTGCCTGCCCGTCAGCAGATCCGGATCCTTGGCCGAGAACTGGACCAGCTCCACCTCCTGCTCGACGTCCTGGCTGGCGCCGGAGAAGGAGAGCTGTACGACGTCGAGCCGGAGCATCCGCCGCAGCACCTCGTGCTCGGGCGGAAGTCCGCGCCACGGCACCCGCGCCGCTCTTGCCGGCCCCCTCGCCGGGCCGAACAGGTAGTCGTGGAGGGCTCTGAGCCGTTCGCTCTCCTGGCGGTCGGATTCGGCCGGCCACGGAATCCGGGCGACGGCAGCGATGTCCGAGGCGCAGCCGTGCAGCACCCCGGCCACCGCACGGGCCCGTTCGTACTGCCACTGACGGTCTTCCTGGCGCGTCCATCCCTTGAGGATCTCGTCGAGCCACGTCTCCAGCTCGTCCTTGTTCGTCGCCGTCCCTGATCCGGGCTTCGATCCGGGCTTCGCCTTGCGGCTCGGCATCTTCGACGCGGGCGCGTGGGCCCAGTAGTCGTCGAGCCTGCGCCGCTCCTGCTGGATCTCCTCCAGTGTGGAGTTCAGCCTGTGCCGGGCAGCGATGACCTTCCGGCGCTGATCGGTATTCATCGGCGCCAGCAGGACCGCCCGCCTCAGCACGTCGACGGCCATGTCCGCCAGCCGCTCGACGGTGGTCACGCCCCAGTCCCACTCGCTGCCCGCCCGGTTCAGGGCTCGGTCCAAGGGGCCGGCGGGGATGAACGAAGCGGCCTGGCCGCGGTCCCGCCACAGCAGCCCTCGCAGCACGTCGACCAGCTCGCTCCGACTCCACCTGTCCCGCTGCGCCGGCTGCCCCGCGGCGATGAGTCCTGCGATGATCCGGGCGGCAAGGTCGATGCGGACTTCGATGTATCCGCTCCAGGCCGGCTTCGACAGGTCCCCGGTGGCGCCTGTCATGGCTGCCCCGAGACGGTCCCTGACCCGACGTCGAAGGCGCACCGCCTCGTTGTTGCCACGGATTTCGGCGAGTTCACGCGACACCGAGTCGGTCGACCGCAGCCGGGTGAACACGCCGAGCACGGCATCCCGGGCCTGCGGGCGGTTCTTCTTGCCCGGCAGGGTCGTCGTCTCGCCCGGATCGGGCACGACGTAGGCGAGCACGCGACGGACCTGGATTCCCGCGGGCTGCCGGTACACCGCCTCCAACGCCGGGCGGATGGGCTTGTTGAGCAGCACACCGCCGTCGAGGACGTACTGCGACTGGCGGAAGTTGGCACCGCCGGCGGATGACGGCCACGGTCCGTCCCCGGCGGTGGTTGATGCCTCCACATCGACCCAGTGCGGCTCGAACGCCCCGGGGAACGAGGAGGTGCACCGGGCCGCGCTCGCCAGCTTCTTCACGACACCGTCGACATCGCCGTCGACGGCCAGGTCGCCGAGGGCGGGTCTGCCGGCGACGGGCTTGGCGAACCTGAAGGTCGCGTCGTGGTCCACCTCGGTGATCCCCACCCCCAGGTCGTCGGTGAACGACGTCGTCCGGCCCTCCCACAGGGTGCCGGTGAGAATGAGTTCGACCGGGTGGCCGTAGCTGTCCGCGGCTCCTTGATCGGCGGACGTGGGGGGCTGGGTGTCGAGGATCCCGTCGAGGGCCTGCTCGAGTCTCGGGAAGAAGTAACCGTCCCCCTGCAGGAGGGACGGCGGGTCCTTGTCGAGTGGACTGCGCAGCAGCTTCTCCAGGCTGCCGTGATCGCGCCACAGGTCCCGCAGGCCACGGAGGTCCCGATTGCGTGCGAGACCGAGGGCCAGGAAAGCGCCGTTGATCCCGCCCGCCGATGTCCCGGCGATGACGTCCACTCGCGCATCGGCCTGCAGCAATCCGAGCAACGGCTCGTAGACCGACCGCTGCCAGCGGCGCGCCATCGCGAGGTGGTGCAGCTCCAGCGTCACACCACTCATCCAGATGGCAAGGCTCACACCGCCGTTCAGCACAACGGCGAGGCGGATTTCCTGGTCGAAGGCATCTCCTTCCGCGGAATTCCCGGAATTTGGATATTCATTCGCTGTGTTCACCGCACCGCCTCCATCGGCTTCCCGCGCCCTGCGTACCGGACCTGGCGTAAGCAGTCTGATCCACGGTCGGCAAAGTCCGCAAAATGTCAACAAGATTGTTGGCGAATCAACAGATTCGCCCCGGCCTGAGCGCACAGCCCGCACCATGTCACGCATGTCACGCATTCGGCTCTCCCCGGTAGCGCCATGCACCGGAGGATGGTGAACTCGGGTTGTCGATGCCGCTGGGAGCGCAGCCGTGAGCGCGGCGTGAGCACATTCGGAAAGTCCGGGCGGGGAAGAACGGCGACCTGCCGTCCCGGTCGGCGGCGATCGCCACGGCAACCTCGTCCGTCAACGTCGCGCTGACCGTCCTCGCGCGGGAGCCGTCACGATGAACGCACCGCGGCGGAGGCCGCAGGCCCCATCCTCGGCTGCGCCCAACTCGCCTGACGCGCAGCGGAGTCTCAACTCCGCTGTCGTCGGATCAGGAGAGCGCGGAGGGCCGCGGGCGGCAGGCCTGGCCGAAGGCCGGTGCCGCGGGTTGCTGTTTCGAGGCCGGCGGCGAGGCCGCGGCCCTCAACTCCGTCGCCCCGGCCTTCCACGGCCAGGCGACCGAGGAGCGCCGGCACCGGCGGCTCCAATCGAACCGAGGAGGCCAGGATGGCCAAGCAGCCCACCCCGCAAGGCAAACCGCAGACGACTGGCTCTACCGACCGGCCCGAGCCCGCGTTCTTCCTGCGGGCGTACGAGCAGCTGGCGCTTCTCGTCGACCACAAGATCGGCTGGGACCGCCTGCCCAGGCCGCTCGGCCTGGCGATCTTGTACGGCCTGCGGAACCTGCTGCGTCGCAAGAACCTCTTCGACACCACCGGCTTCCCGGCGACGAACCTGCCGCGGATCGAGCCACGCCGGGCCAATGACACCACCGAGCGCTCGGCCGACGGCACCTACAACGACTTCGCGAACCCACGGATGGGGATGGCCGGTTCGCGCTTCGGCCGCAATGTGCCGCCCGGACGGACCTTTCCGGAGATCAGGCCCCAGATCCTCTCGCCGAGCCCCCGCGAGGTGAGCCGCGCGCTGCTCACCCGCGACGAGTTCGTGCCCGCCACGACGGTCAACTCGCTGGTCGCCACCTGGATCCAGTTCATGATCCGGGACTGGTTCAGCCATGGGCAGGGCACCATGGAGGATCCGTGGACCATCGAGCTGCTGGAGGACGATCCATGGCCGGTCCGCCCGATGGTGGTGCCGCGGACCATCCCGGACCCGACCAGGCAGCCGGGCGACGGCCTCCCTCCCACCTTCATCAACCAGGACACCCACTGGTGGGACGCCTCCCAGCTCTACGGCGACAGTCTGGAGGCGCAGCGGCGGCTGCGTAGCCATGACGGCGGAAAGCTGCGGGAGCCCCTCAACGGGGCGGCGATCCCCGACGACCAGGGACAGGATCCGGCGAACACACCGGGATTCTGGCTGGGCCTGGCGATGATGCAGCGTCTGTTCATTCTCGAGCACAACGCCATCTGCGACCGGCTGCGCGACGACTACCCGCGGTGGACGGACGAACAGCTCTTCCAACGAGCCCGGCTGATCAACGCCGCCCTCATCGCCAAGATCCACACGGTCGAGTGGACCCCGGCGGTCATCAGCCACCCGACCACCGTCGCCGCGCTGCGGGCCAACTGGTACGGCCTCCAGGGCGAGCGGCTGCGTCGGCTCCTGGGCCGGCTCAGCGGCAACGAGGTGATCAGCGGGATCGTCGGCGGCAGGACGGACCACTTCGGCGTCCCCTACGCGCTCACCGAGGAGTTCACTGCGGTCTACCGGATGCACCCGCTGATCCGCGACGACTGGACCTTCCGCTCCGCCGGCGACGACACGCTGCTGCAGGAGGCGACATTCCGGGACCTGGCCGGGCCGCACGCCTACGAGCTCCTGGCGAAGCACTCGCTGACCGACCTCTTCTACTCGTTCGGCACGGCCCACCCGGGGCTGGTGACACTGCACAACTACCCCAGGTTCCTCCAGGAGTTCGAGCGACCCGACGGTAAGCGCGTCGACCTGGGCGCCGTCGACATCCTGCGCATCCGGGAGATCGGTGTGCCCAGGTACAACGAGTTCCGGCGCCTGCTCCACCTCAAACCCGCCAAGGACTTCGAGTCGCTGACACCGGACCCCGCATGGGCCAGGGAGCTGAGTCGGATCTACGAAGGCGACATCGAGCGCGTGGATCTGATGGTCGGCATGTTCGCCGAACGCCGCCCCGAGGGCTTCGCGTTCAGCGACACCGCCTTCCGCATCTTCATCCTGATGGCCTCGCGCCGTCTGAACAGCGACCGGTTCCTCACCAAGGACTACAGCCCCCAGGTGTACACCCCCATCGGTCTCGACTGGGTCGAGAACAACACCATGGCCTCCGTGCTGCTGCGCCACTTCCCGGATCTGCGTCCGGCGATGTCCTCGGTGACCAACGCGTTCACCCCCTGGCAGAGCACCGGGGTCTGCGCGGATCGGTGATCGCCTCCCACGGGATCGCCGCCTGATCGCCGAGTACCCGTGGTGGGTGGCACGAGTACCTGTGGCCGCTACTGCAGGATGCCGACCGCCCTCGCCACCACCAGCACCACCGTGATCAGCGACACCGCCGACTGCGTCATCATCAGCAGCTTCGCCCAGACCGACAGCGGCATGGTGTCCGTCGGGCTGAAGGCGCAGGCATTGGTGAACGCCACGTACAAGTAGTCCGGGTAGGAGGGCTCCCAGCCCGGCTCCGCGATGCCCTCCTGCTGCATCTGCGGGAAGAGGAAGTCGGGGTACGACTTCACCCCCTGGGCGCGGGCCGCCGGGCCGCCTCGGTCCCACTCCCAGTACCAGAGCGAAAAGGCGATGATGTTGGTCGCCCAGACCGCGCCGCCGGTACCGAGCAGCGCCAGCGCGCCCGGTGCGGCAGAAGTGTGGATCAGGTCGCGCACCAGCTTCACCGCCGACCAGCCGTTGGCCAGGCTGATCACCGCCACCAGGGCCAGGCTCAGCATGCGCAGCAACCGCGACGTCTGGTCGATGCACTTGTGCGGGTTGAGGACCACCAGGGCCACCAGCAGCGCCAGCTCCAGGGCGGGCAGCATCCAATGCGGGTGGATGGTCAGACGGGTCGGCAGGGCCAGCTGCAGGCCCACGGCGGCCAGGATGGCCACCGAGACCGCCCAACGCTGCTCACCGAGAGTGACCGAGCGCCACGCCGGGCGCTCCGGCTTCTCGGGCTCCAGGAGCCGCTCGATCCGCTCCAACCTGCGGTGCAGCGCCTCGGAGAGCTGCGCCGGGGCATGATGTTCGTGCTCAGTCATGGCGCACAGTGTGTCAGGTGTCCACTTTCACGATCACAGTGGTGTTGCCCGTGACCAGTTCTCTCCGCTCAGTGCCGGTGCGGCCGGAGCGTCGCTGGCTGCCGGCCCCTTGGCGCAGGCCGCGCCGCGCAGGCGTTCCGCGGTACGCCACGTGACGCTCGTCCACGGTGCCTACGCGGACGGCTCCTCCTGGTCGAAGGTGATCCCGCTGCTCCAGGCGGCCGGCCTGGAGGTCATCACCGTTCAGAACCCGCTCACCTCGTTGCAGGACGACGTC from Kitasatospora cathayae includes:
- a CDS encoding peroxidase family protein; the encoded protein is MAKQPTPQGKPQTTGSTDRPEPAFFLRAYEQLALLVDHKIGWDRLPRPLGLAILYGLRNLLRRKNLFDTTGFPATNLPRIEPRRANDTTERSADGTYNDFANPRMGMAGSRFGRNVPPGRTFPEIRPQILSPSPREVSRALLTRDEFVPATTVNSLVATWIQFMIRDWFSHGQGTMEDPWTIELLEDDPWPVRPMVVPRTIPDPTRQPGDGLPPTFINQDTHWWDASQLYGDSLEAQRRLRSHDGGKLREPLNGAAIPDDQGQDPANTPGFWLGLAMMQRLFILEHNAICDRLRDDYPRWTDEQLFQRARLINAALIAKIHTVEWTPAVISHPTTVAALRANWYGLQGERLRRLLGRLSGNEVISGIVGGRTDHFGVPYALTEEFTAVYRMHPLIRDDWTFRSAGDDTLLQEATFRDLAGPHAYELLAKHSLTDLFYSFGTAHPGLVTLHNYPRFLQEFERPDGKRVDLGAVDILRIREIGVPRYNEFRRLLHLKPAKDFESLTPDPAWARELSRIYEGDIERVDLMVGMFAERRPEGFAFSDTAFRIFILMASRRLNSDRFLTKDYSPQVYTPIGLDWVENNTMASVLLRHFPDLRPAMSSVTNAFTPWQSTGVCADR
- a CDS encoding patatin-like protein, with product MRDMRDMVRAVRSGRGESVDSPTILLTFCGLCRPWIRLLTPGPVRRAREADGGGAVNTANEYPNSGNSAEGDAFDQEIRLAVVLNGGVSLAIWMSGVTLELHHLAMARRWQRSVYEPLLGLLQADARVDVIAGTSAGGINGAFLALGLARNRDLRGLRDLWRDHGSLEKLLRSPLDKDPPSLLQGDGYFFPRLEQALDGILDTQPPTSADQGAADSYGHPVELILTGTLWEGRTTSFTDDLGVGITEVDHDATFRFAKPVAGRPALGDLAVDGDVDGVVKKLASAARCTSSFPGAFEPHWVDVEASTTAGDGPWPSSAGGANFRQSQYVLDGGVLLNKPIRPALEAVYRQPAGIQVRRVLAYVVPDPGETTTLPGKKNRPQARDAVLGVFTRLRSTDSVSRELAEIRGNNEAVRLRRRVRDRLGAAMTGATGDLSKPAWSGYIEVRIDLAARIIAGLIAAGQPAQRDRWSRSELVDVLRGLLWRDRGQAASFIPAGPLDRALNRAGSEWDWGVTTVERLADMAVDVLRRAVLLAPMNTDQRRKVIAARHRLNSTLEEIQQERRRLDDYWAHAPASKMPSRKAKPGSKPGSGTATNKDELETWLDEILKGWTRQEDRQWQYERARAVAGVLHGCASDIAAVARIPWPAESDRQESERLRALHDYLFGPARGPARAARVPWRGLPPEHEVLRRMLRLDVVQLSFSGASQDVEQEVELVQFSAKDPDLLTGRQLHHFGAFYRPSWRVNDWLRGRMDGAEHIVRMLLSSDQLRRCAVVTADSGASSPERAAELLDAVRECALYTRSDGDDRSWLEAKWEEREAQCRTFLESIVTVVHLNTPRWRRWTRDSNRTGPPGAAVDAAGLQACIEVITQAAQTDILREDIEALAISINGEPSRDRTRGESGWLNLYNTRKKDAAGGVLPTQALWDLWAETYQIGGELIAGDAGSDTFARTVSQAASVAVNTATAPEPNSAFNLHKIKLVGTLLAAFRGYTLTVWGMVTFLTRRSGFGANTVELVIAAGGVLLACALFVPGLPAAFTLAGALLLLAGASASALLVRSAPPPPTRPDGKPSTNDPASQSPAEGAHRVGRRLAGVVVLLAAVLAYLIWEWVAHHSHESVLSVLIRIGVGALVVLVGWWVAGAQRRPSEPDSETGTARAGRRDRKR